One part of the Streptomyces ferrugineus genome encodes these proteins:
- a CDS encoding GNAT family N-acetyltransferase: MPYALRPAGLADAAAVTDLLNDIDRIEIGRPETDLHTVLADLKRPDIALDRDSWLVFDGDRLVAYGLLWDESGGERVDVDHYVLPDHQRAGELILDALEARALARTRENGASRAVVHLHLNTRPTLDTDLIERRGWYVVRRYHVLQRPLTSVEVAMPEVPPGIRLRACADPADRARVHALYQSSFAEHFDFQPRTYEQWLRDVDADALDWSLVWIAGTEDLGDAGFLMARDDREAMGWIRSIGVVREARGAGLGGLLLRNAFAAFAARGRDTVGLGVDTANATGAPALYARHGMTVHYAVDTWEAVLS, encoded by the coding sequence ATGCCCTACGCCCTTCGCCCCGCCGGTCTCGCCGACGCGGCCGCCGTCACCGACCTGCTCAACGACATCGACCGGATCGAGATCGGCCGGCCCGAGACCGATCTGCACACCGTCCTGGCCGATCTGAAACGGCCCGACATCGCTCTGGACCGCGACTCGTGGCTGGTCTTCGACGGGGACCGGCTGGTGGCGTACGGGCTGCTGTGGGACGAGTCGGGGGGCGAGCGTGTCGACGTCGACCACTATGTGCTGCCCGACCACCAGCGGGCGGGCGAGCTGATCCTGGACGCGCTGGAGGCCCGGGCCCTGGCCAGGACCCGGGAGAACGGCGCGAGTCGGGCGGTGGTGCATCTGCACCTCAACACGCGGCCCACGCTCGACACGGACCTGATCGAGCGGCGGGGCTGGTACGTCGTACGGCGCTATCACGTGCTGCAGCGCCCGCTGACTTCGGTGGAGGTTGCGATGCCGGAGGTTCCGCCCGGCATCCGGCTGCGGGCGTGCGCCGACCCGGCCGACCGTGCCCGGGTCCACGCGCTGTACCAGTCGAGCTTCGCCGAGCACTTCGACTTCCAGCCGCGCACGTATGAGCAGTGGCTGCGGGACGTCGACGCGGACGCCCTCGACTGGTCCCTGGTGTGGATCGCGGGTACCGAGGACCTGGGGGACGCCGGGTTCCTGATGGCCCGTGACGACCGTGAGGCCATGGGCTGGATCCGCAGCATCGGCGTGGTGCGCGAGGCCCGGGGCGCCGGGCTGGGCGGCCTGCTGCTGCGAAACGCGTTCGCCGCCTTCGCCGCCCGTGGCCGCGACACGGTGGGGCTGGGTGTGGACACCGCCAACGCCACCGGGGCCCCGGCGCTGTACGCCCGGCACGGGATGACCGTGCACTACGCCGTGGACACCTGGGAGGCGGTCCTCAGCTGA
- a CDS encoding tetratricopeptide repeat protein has protein sequence MEYYDLGGHTRSVTTSSAQAQLWFDRGLVWTYAFHHEEAVACFEAAAQADPDCAMAHWGIAYALGPNYNKPWEFFDDQDLVRTVDRTHAAVELAHEKAAHATPVEQALIAALRARYPQAKAVPDCSIWNAPYADSMRAVYELAPDDPDIATLYADALMNLTPWQLWDLGTGEPAEGARTTEAKAVLDRALATDAGRDHPGLVHMYVHLMEMSPTPEAALSVADRLRGLVPDAGHLNHMPSHLEVLCGDYRRVVSDNTAAIAADEKYHARAGAMNFYTLYRSHNYHFKIYGAMFLGQSEVALKTAAELEASIPEELLRVPSPPMADWLEGFLAMRVHVLIRFGRWDDILALPLPADPELYCVTTAMLHYARGVALSSTHRVQEAEAERRLFREAVARVPETRMLFNNTCADILAIASAMLDGELEYRKGDHDTAFAALERSIELDDNLPYDEPWGWMQPTRHAYGALLLEQGRVEEAEAVYRADLGLDGTLPRALQHPGNVWSLHGLHECLMRLGRTGEAQMAAQQLRLAAALADVPIEASCYCRLDTTAEGPCCA, from the coding sequence ATGGAGTACTACGACCTCGGCGGCCACACCCGCTCCGTCACCACCTCCTCCGCCCAGGCCCAGCTCTGGTTCGACCGCGGCCTGGTGTGGACGTACGCCTTCCACCACGAGGAGGCCGTCGCCTGCTTCGAGGCCGCGGCCCAGGCCGACCCCGACTGCGCCATGGCCCACTGGGGCATCGCCTACGCCCTCGGCCCGAACTACAACAAGCCCTGGGAGTTCTTCGACGACCAGGACCTCGTACGCACCGTCGACCGCACCCACGCCGCGGTGGAGCTGGCCCACGAGAAGGCGGCGCACGCCACCCCCGTCGAACAGGCACTGATCGCCGCACTGCGGGCCCGCTACCCGCAGGCCAAGGCGGTGCCGGACTGCTCGATCTGGAACGCCCCCTACGCCGACAGCATGCGCGCCGTGTACGAACTCGCCCCCGACGACCCGGACATCGCCACCCTCTACGCAGACGCCCTGATGAACCTGACGCCCTGGCAGCTCTGGGACCTCGGGACCGGCGAACCGGCCGAAGGCGCCCGCACGACGGAGGCGAAGGCCGTCCTCGACCGTGCCCTGGCGACCGACGCCGGACGCGACCACCCGGGGCTGGTCCACATGTACGTCCACCTGATGGAGATGTCCCCGACCCCCGAGGCGGCCCTGTCCGTCGCCGACCGGCTGCGCGGACTGGTGCCCGACGCCGGACACCTCAACCACATGCCCTCGCACCTGGAGGTGCTGTGCGGCGACTACCGGCGGGTGGTCTCCGACAACACCGCGGCGATCGCGGCCGACGAGAAGTACCACGCCCGGGCCGGGGCGATGAACTTCTACACCCTCTACCGCTCGCACAACTACCACTTCAAGATCTACGGCGCGATGTTCCTCGGCCAGTCCGAGGTCGCCCTCAAGACCGCGGCAGAGCTCGAGGCGTCCATTCCCGAGGAACTGCTGCGGGTGCCGAGCCCGCCGATGGCCGACTGGCTCGAGGGCTTCCTCGCCATGCGCGTCCACGTGCTGATCCGCTTCGGCCGCTGGGACGACATCCTCGCGCTGCCCCTGCCCGCCGATCCCGAGCTGTACTGCGTGACCACCGCGATGCTCCACTACGCCCGCGGTGTCGCGCTGTCCTCCACCCACCGCGTCCAGGAGGCGGAGGCGGAGCGCCGGCTCTTCCGCGAGGCGGTGGCCCGGGTCCCGGAGACCCGCATGCTCTTCAACAACACCTGCGCCGACATCCTCGCCATCGCCTCGGCGATGCTCGACGGCGAACTGGAATACCGCAAGGGCGACCACGACACGGCCTTCGCCGCACTGGAACGTTCCATCGAACTCGACGACAACCTCCCCTACGACGAGCCCTGGGGCTGGATGCAGCCCACCCGGCACGCCTACGGCGCCCTCCTCCTGGAGCAGGGGCGTGTCGAGGAGGCCGAGGCGGTCTACCGCGCCGACCTCGGTCTCGACGGCACCCTCCCGCGCGCCCTGCAGCACCCCGGCAATGTCTGGTCCCTGCACGGCCTGCACGAGTGCCTGATGCGTCTGGGCCGGACCGGGGAGGCGCAGATGGCGGCCCAGCAACTGCGGCTGGCCGCCGCGCTGGCGGACGTACCGATCGAGGCGTCCTGCTACTGCCGCCTCGACACCACCGCCGAAGGCCCCTGCTGCGCCTGA
- a CDS encoding ABC transporter ATP-binding protein, producing the protein MGTPESRRVLPGKRSVLLALRYYGRELARLRWLTIPAMLLSALGNIGINYIAPLIVAKLVGDVAGDTAVTVASALPYVLGFVGVLLLSEALWRIALHCLNRLDALGIEHLYVIGMDELFAKDAAFFHDNFAGSLTKRVLSFAARYEQFVDTLTFQIVGSFVPLVFGAVVLWRYEPLLVVGLLAMIALTAVCVVPLIRRRQALVDHREEAIARVSGHVADSLMNMDTVRAFAAEEREAAEHRARVATSRRLTLRSWDYGNLRIDTLVAPMSVLTNALGLLLAVALGGGGVEAIVVAFTYYANATRIMFEFNQIYRRLESSMTEAAQFTELLLTPPTVVDPPSPEPLRPGPAHVRFERVNFAHTGGRPLFEGLDLAVPAGTKVGLVGRSGGGKTTLTRLLLRMTDIDAGRILIGGQDISRLRQADLRGLIAYVPQDPAMFHRTLRDNIAFARPGAGEAEIRRAAEAAHVTEFADALPHGFDTMVGERGIKLSGGQRQRVALARAILRDAPILLLDEATSALDSESELLVQEALWRLMEGRTALVVAHRLSTVATMDQLVVLDHGRIIEQGTHDELLTSNGAYAKLWQHQSGGFLEDSPDSPTDAEPPPTESVRM; encoded by the coding sequence ATGGGAACGCCTGAGTCACGCAGGGTCCTGCCGGGCAAGCGCTCGGTGCTGCTCGCACTTCGTTACTACGGCCGGGAGTTGGCCCGGCTGCGGTGGCTGACGATACCCGCCATGCTGCTGTCGGCCCTGGGCAACATCGGCATCAACTACATCGCGCCGCTGATCGTCGCCAAGCTCGTCGGCGACGTCGCGGGCGACACGGCCGTCACCGTCGCCTCGGCGCTGCCGTACGTGCTGGGCTTCGTCGGTGTGCTCCTGCTCTCGGAAGCGCTGTGGCGCATCGCGCTGCACTGTCTGAACCGCCTGGACGCGCTGGGGATCGAGCATCTGTATGTGATCGGGATGGACGAGCTGTTCGCCAAGGACGCCGCGTTCTTCCACGACAACTTCGCCGGATCGCTGACCAAGCGCGTCCTGAGCTTCGCCGCCCGCTACGAGCAGTTCGTCGACACACTGACGTTCCAGATCGTGGGCAGCTTCGTGCCGCTGGTGTTCGGGGCGGTGGTGCTGTGGCGTTACGAGCCGCTGCTGGTCGTCGGGCTGCTGGCGATGATCGCGCTGACAGCGGTGTGCGTGGTGCCGCTGATCCGGCGCCGGCAGGCGCTCGTCGACCATCGCGAGGAGGCGATCGCGCGGGTGTCGGGGCATGTCGCCGACAGTCTGATGAACATGGACACGGTGCGGGCGTTCGCCGCCGAGGAGCGCGAGGCCGCCGAGCACCGCGCCCGCGTCGCCACGTCGCGCCGGCTCACCCTGCGGTCGTGGGACTACGGCAATCTGCGCATTGACACCCTGGTCGCGCCGATGTCGGTGCTGACCAACGCGCTGGGCCTGCTGCTGGCGGTCGCGCTGGGCGGGGGCGGGGTGGAGGCGATCGTGGTGGCGTTCACCTACTACGCCAACGCGACGCGGATCATGTTCGAGTTCAACCAGATCTACCGTCGGCTGGAGAGCTCGATGACGGAGGCCGCGCAGTTCACCGAGCTGCTGCTGACGCCGCCGACCGTGGTGGATCCGCCGTCACCGGAGCCGCTGCGGCCCGGTCCCGCCCATGTCCGCTTCGAGCGGGTGAACTTCGCCCACACCGGCGGCCGGCCGCTGTTCGAGGGCCTCGACCTGGCCGTGCCCGCCGGGACGAAGGTCGGCCTCGTGGGCCGCTCCGGCGGCGGCAAGACCACCCTGACGCGGCTGCTGTTACGGATGACCGACATCGACGCCGGCCGGATCCTGATCGGCGGCCAGGACATCAGCAGACTGCGCCAGGCCGACCTGCGCGGCCTGATCGCCTATGTGCCGCAGGACCCGGCGATGTTCCACCGCACGCTGCGGGACAACATCGCCTTCGCCCGGCCGGGCGCCGGCGAAGCCGAGATCCGCCGCGCGGCCGAGGCGGCTCATGTCACGGAGTTCGCCGACGCGCTGCCCCACGGCTTCGACACCATGGTGGGCGAGCGCGGCATCAAGCTGTCCGGCGGCCAGCGCCAGCGGGTGGCCCTCGCCCGGGCGATCCTGCGGGACGCGCCGATCCTGCTGCTCGACGAGGCGACCAGCGCGCTGGACTCGGAGAGCGAGCTCCTCGTCCAGGAAGCGCTGTGGCGGCTCATGGAGGGGCGGACCGCGCTGGTGGTCGCGCACCGACTGAGCACGGTCGCCACCATGGACCAGCTCGTCGTCCTCGATCACGGCCGCATCATCGAGCAGGGCACCCACGACGAACTGCTCACCTCGAACGGCGCCTACGCGAAGCTGTGGCAGCACCAGTCGGGCGGATTCCTGGAGGACAGCCCGGACAGCCCCACGGATGCGGAGCCCCCACCTACCGAATCCGTACGAATGTGA
- a CDS encoding class I SAM-dependent DNA methyltransferase: MSNPADKIDYGALWPDRTGQAEAFDALGDRYDDAFPHKEGQVAATEWLIRSLRPGARVLDLGSGTGLPTARQMSEAGFAVFGVDLSAGMVALARAHVPGAVFHQADIADLRPGGPLDLGRFEAVTAFFSLLMLPRAEIPLALRTVHHLLVPGGLFALSMVEADVDDFTIPFIGTSIRVSGYLRDELREVVETAGFEIIEESSHSYAPAAADIQPEVQIFLRCRRRA, from the coding sequence GTGAGCAACCCCGCCGACAAGATCGACTACGGGGCGTTGTGGCCCGACCGCACCGGTCAGGCCGAGGCCTTCGACGCACTCGGCGACCGCTATGACGACGCCTTCCCGCACAAGGAGGGCCAGGTCGCGGCCACCGAGTGGCTCATCCGGTCCCTGCGGCCCGGTGCTCGTGTACTGGATCTGGGGAGCGGCACCGGCCTGCCGACCGCCCGCCAGATGTCGGAGGCGGGCTTCGCGGTCTTCGGTGTGGACCTGTCGGCCGGGATGGTGGCGCTCGCCCGCGCCCATGTGCCCGGTGCGGTGTTCCATCAGGCGGACATAGCGGATCTGCGGCCCGGGGGCCCGCTGGACCTCGGCCGCTTCGAGGCGGTGACCGCCTTCTTCTCCCTGCTCATGCTGCCGCGCGCCGAGATCCCTCTCGCCCTTCGGACCGTCCACCACCTGCTGGTTCCGGGAGGCCTGTTCGCGCTGTCGATGGTGGAGGCCGATGTGGACGACTTCACGATCCCGTTCATCGGAACGAGCATCCGCGTCTCCGGCTATCTGCGGGACGAGTTGCGCGAGGTCGTCGAGACGGCGGGCTTCGAGATCATCGAGGAGTCCTCGCACTCCTATGCTCCGGCGGCCGCCGACATCCAGCCGGAGGTACAGATCTTCCTACGCTGCCGACGCCGCGCCTGA
- a CDS encoding SpoIIE family protein phosphatase produces MTVSAEGAERTPGGLAALLIDASAEAISAAGGHAGGVYLRSGTPGLLRLAVLEGLPGPLFRPWWRLHVDRPFPVADAYRLGVEVVLPNATETMRRYPQFAAGLPFQFGSLYVPVTCGSSVFGVLTVLRPSAPDAAELLPVRERMAQLAKELGSALRTLEDQDGSAVSWDGGPLCVRPPARRRPSGYLGRFAWDPVSGVVSAEERLNVVLGEPPGEAHATVEEFAAAVAPGDADRILAALREAAGGRPPALPLYVRAANGALRLVEVWGPYDDSAPFGASPVRGVVLDPGAGAVADVAADQLPDGVFCLDRLGSVVYANPHAARLLRRSRTELLGRTLWEGVPWLNQPAVEDHLRVALLAPDPVHFHVRRPSVPEREPADRPFGGDWLALSVYPGPDLLTCTIRPGHGVADTPSDLPEPHVTPEPAGAPSLAPLYRPIILAIALTEAVTPRQVSAVVMRELLPAFGGRRLAIYLLQERHLYLAWETGFPKGFLAPFEGVGLDESLPGVETLTSGRPLFFDSMQQLADAYPGIALDATEGARAFLPLIASGRPVGSCILGFDRPRSFSSEERAVLTAMAGLIAHAMEKAQRYESEAALARGLQQALLPRRLSQHPLLETAGRYLPGTQGMEVGGDWYDVVPAGDGLALVIGDVQGHGVQAAATMGQLRSAVRAFALGDRPPDEVMSGTNHLLIDLDTGLFASCCYIRLDPATGVAQAAVAGHPRPLLRRPDGRTHLVDLPGGIVLGVDQQAQYPVAELRMEPGAVLALYTDGLVERPGVDIDEGISALRVALAKAGALGARPGGRSLAGVADRLTATARHMADRPDDIALLLATRRATPLRRK; encoded by the coding sequence ATGACGGTGAGCGCCGAGGGCGCAGAGCGGACGCCCGGCGGGCTGGCGGCGCTGCTGATCGATGCCTCGGCGGAGGCGATCAGCGCGGCCGGTGGCCACGCGGGAGGGGTCTACCTGCGCTCCGGCACGCCCGGACTGCTCCGGCTTGCGGTGCTGGAAGGCCTGCCGGGGCCGCTGTTCCGGCCATGGTGGCGACTGCATGTGGACCGGCCGTTTCCGGTCGCGGACGCCTACCGGCTCGGGGTCGAGGTGGTGCTGCCGAACGCGACCGAGACGATGCGCCGCTATCCGCAGTTCGCGGCCGGTCTGCCGTTCCAGTTCGGTTCCCTGTACGTCCCCGTCACCTGCGGTTCCTCCGTCTTCGGCGTGCTGACCGTGCTGCGGCCCTCGGCGCCGGACGCCGCGGAGCTGCTGCCCGTGCGCGAGCGCATGGCGCAGCTCGCCAAGGAGCTGGGATCGGCGCTGCGGACCCTGGAGGACCAGGACGGGTCGGCGGTGTCCTGGGACGGCGGGCCCCTGTGCGTCCGGCCGCCGGCCAGACGCCGGCCCTCCGGGTATCTCGGCCGGTTCGCCTGGGATCCGGTGTCGGGTGTCGTGAGCGCGGAGGAGCGGCTGAACGTCGTGCTCGGCGAGCCTCCGGGCGAGGCGCACGCCACCGTGGAGGAGTTCGCGGCGGCCGTCGCCCCGGGGGACGCGGACCGGATTCTGGCGGCGCTGCGGGAGGCGGCCGGCGGCCGGCCACCGGCGCTGCCGCTGTATGTGCGGGCCGCCAACGGTGCGCTGCGGCTGGTCGAGGTCTGGGGGCCGTACGACGACTCGGCTCCCTTCGGGGCGTCGCCGGTGCGCGGTGTCGTCCTCGACCCGGGGGCGGGCGCGGTGGCGGACGTGGCGGCCGATCAGCTTCCCGACGGGGTGTTCTGCCTGGACCGGCTGGGGTCGGTCGTCTACGCGAATCCGCATGCGGCGCGGCTGCTGCGCCGGTCGCGCACCGAGCTGCTGGGCCGGACGCTGTGGGAGGGCGTGCCATGGCTGAACCAGCCCGCCGTCGAGGACCATCTGCGGGTGGCCCTGCTGGCTCCGGATCCGGTGCACTTCCATGTCCGCAGACCGTCCGTCCCCGAGCGGGAACCCGCCGACCGCCCGTTCGGCGGCGACTGGCTCGCCCTGTCCGTCTATCCCGGGCCCGACCTGCTGACCTGCACGATCCGCCCGGGGCACGGGGTGGCGGACACGCCGTCCGACCTGCCGGAGCCGCATGTCACTCCGGAGCCGGCCGGGGCGCCCTCGCTCGCCCCGCTGTACCGCCCGATCATCCTCGCCATCGCGCTGACGGAGGCCGTCACGCCCCGTCAGGTGTCGGCCGTGGTGATGCGGGAGCTGCTGCCCGCGTTCGGCGGCCGCCGGCTGGCCATCTATCTGCTCCAGGAGCGGCATCTGTACCTGGCGTGGGAGACGGGCTTCCCGAAGGGGTTCCTCGCCCCGTTCGAAGGTGTGGGGCTGGACGAGAGCCTGCCGGGGGTGGAGACCCTGACCAGCGGGCGTCCGCTGTTCTTCGACTCGATGCAGCAGCTCGCCGACGCCTATCCGGGCATCGCGCTGGACGCGACGGAGGGCGCCCGCGCCTTCCTGCCGCTGATCGCCTCCGGGCGTCCCGTGGGCTCGTGCATCCTCGGCTTCGACCGGCCGCGCAGCTTCAGCAGCGAGGAACGCGCGGTGCTCACGGCCATGGCCGGCCTGATCGCGCACGCCATGGAGAAGGCGCAGCGCTATGAGAGCGAGGCCGCGCTGGCCCGCGGGCTGCAGCAGGCACTGCTGCCCCGGCGGCTGTCCCAGCACCCGCTGCTGGAGACCGCCGGGCGCTATCTGCCGGGCACCCAGGGCATGGAGGTGGGCGGTGACTGGTACGACGTCGTGCCCGCCGGGGACGGCCTTGCCCTGGTCATCGGCGATGTGCAGGGGCACGGTGTGCAGGCGGCGGCCACCATGGGCCAGCTGCGCAGCGCCGTGCGGGCCTTCGCGCTCGGCGACCGGCCGCCGGACGAGGTCATGAGCGGCACCAACCACCTGCTCATCGACCTCGACACCGGCCTGTTCGCGAGCTGCTGCTACATCCGCCTCGACCCCGCGACCGGCGTCGCCCAGGCGGCCGTGGCCGGGCATCCGCGGCCGCTGCTGCGCCGCCCGGACGGTCGTACCCATCTGGTGGATCTGCCGGGCGGGATCGTGCTCGGCGTGGACCAGCAGGCGCAGTATCCGGTCGCGGAGCTACGGATGGAGCCCGGTGCCGTGCTGGCGCTGTACACGGACGGGCTGGTCGAGCGGCCCGGCGTCGACATCGACGAGGGCATCAGCGCGCTGCGGGTGGCGCTGGCCAAGGCCGGTGCCCTCGGTGCCCGGCCGGGCGGCCGCTCGCTGGCGGGCGTGGCCGACCGGCTCACCGCGACGGCCCGGCACATGGCGGATCGCCCCGACGACATCGCGCTGCTGCTCGCCACCCGGCGGGCCACGCCGCTGCGCCGGAAGTGA
- a CDS encoding SpoIIE family protein phosphatase, with protein MTKSHRPPHPDPSPLSAETPSGTPRGDRPGVAEPQTDRLRYLDAATRRIARGMNLDETLYELCRAAVPAFADTAFVHLYAPLPVGDETGSTPAVLRLHTMDQASRPHPGSGPPPTDTPTVQAPESVRPAAGGLLAKLLQDGRPVLGNTPGIAPATAELLGSPHPAVPLGGRLIVAPLHGRSQVLGSVVLVRAPDRPDFTGDDLLVASQLATHTALGLEKAMLYEREASIADTLQRTMLPPSLPAPPGVRLASRYLPSSRTAQVGGDWYDAIPLPGNRVALVIGDVMGHSMTSAAIMGQLRTSVQTLAGLDLPPDEVLHHLDEQAGRLGSEHTATCLYAMYDPVLHRLLVSSAGHLPPVLLHPDGGTEVLHVPPGAPIGVGSGGFETVETNAPTGATLLLYTDGLVESRDSDVLTGVDRLCARLRAAASAAAPLALEELCDEALGTLGKGDRDDDIALLAARFEGILPETVAYWYMAPRPQTAGQARRLTRRTLRQWGLESLLETTELMVSEVVANAVRFASRPITLRLLSTDVLRCEVGDDSPVVPRMRHARLSDEGGRGLFLVDQLSWRWGVTRVSTGKVVWFEQRLPGAAG; from the coding sequence ATGACGAAGTCGCATCGGCCGCCGCACCCCGATCCGTCGCCCCTGTCCGCGGAAACCCCTTCCGGAACCCCGCGGGGCGACCGACCGGGCGTCGCCGAGCCGCAGACCGACCGGCTGCGCTACCTCGACGCGGCGACCCGCCGGATCGCCCGCGGCATGAACCTCGACGAGACCCTGTACGAACTGTGCCGGGCGGCCGTCCCGGCCTTCGCCGACACCGCGTTCGTCCATCTGTACGCCCCCCTGCCGGTCGGCGACGAAACCGGCAGCACCCCGGCGGTCCTGCGGCTGCACACCATGGACCAGGCCTCGCGCCCGCACCCCGGCTCCGGTCCGCCCCCGACGGACACACCCACCGTCCAGGCACCGGAGTCCGTGCGCCCGGCCGCCGGCGGCCTGCTCGCCAAACTGCTCCAGGACGGGCGGCCGGTGCTGGGGAACACGCCGGGCATCGCCCCCGCGACGGCCGAGCTGCTGGGGTCGCCGCATCCGGCGGTGCCGCTCGGGGGACGCCTGATCGTCGCCCCGCTGCACGGCCGCAGCCAGGTCCTGGGCAGCGTCGTCCTCGTCCGCGCACCCGACCGGCCGGACTTCACCGGCGACGACCTGCTCGTCGCCTCCCAACTGGCCACCCACACCGCGCTCGGGCTCGAGAAGGCGATGCTGTACGAACGTGAGGCGTCCATCGCGGACACCTTGCAGCGCACGATGCTCCCACCGTCCCTCCCGGCGCCGCCCGGCGTCCGGCTGGCCAGCCGCTATCTGCCGTCCTCGCGCACCGCCCAGGTCGGCGGCGACTGGTACGACGCGATCCCCCTGCCCGGCAACCGCGTCGCCCTGGTCATCGGCGATGTGATGGGCCATTCCATGACCTCGGCCGCGATCATGGGCCAGCTGCGGACCAGCGTGCAGACCCTGGCCGGGCTCGATCTGCCCCCGGACGAGGTGCTGCACCACCTCGACGAACAGGCCGGGCGGCTGGGCAGCGAGCACACGGCGACCTGCCTGTACGCCATGTACGACCCGGTGCTGCACCGCCTGCTGGTGTCCAGCGCCGGCCATCTGCCGCCGGTCCTGCTGCACCCCGACGGCGGCACGGAGGTCCTCCATGTCCCGCCCGGGGCGCCGATCGGCGTGGGCAGCGGCGGATTCGAGACCGTCGAGACAAACGCGCCGACGGGAGCGACGCTGCTGCTGTACACCGACGGCCTGGTCGAGTCCCGCGACTCGGACGTGCTCACCGGGGTGGACCGGCTGTGCGCCCGGCTGCGCGCGGCCGCCTCCGCGGCGGCACCCCTGGCGCTGGAGGAGCTGTGCGACGAGGCCCTCGGCACGCTGGGCAAGGGTGACCGGGACGACGACATCGCGCTGCTCGCCGCCCGGTTCGAGGGCATCCTTCCGGAGACCGTCGCGTACTGGTACATGGCGCCCCGCCCGCAGACCGCGGGACAGGCCCGTCGGCTGACCCGCCGGACGCTGCGCCAGTGGGGCCTGGAGTCCCTGCTGGAGACCACCGAGCTCATGGTCAGCGAGGTGGTGGCGAACGCCGTGCGCTTCGCTTCCCGGCCGATCACCCTGCGGCTGCTGTCCACGGACGTGCTGCGCTGCGAGGTGGGTGACGACTCTCCGGTGGTGCCGAGGATGCGGCATGCCCGGCTCAGCGACGAGGGCGGCCGGGGACTGTTCCTGGTCGACCAGCTCTCGTGGCGGTGGGGCGTGACGAGGGTGAGCACGGGCAAGGTGGTGTGGTTCGAGCAGAGGCTGCCGGGCGCCGCAGGGTGA